The Brasilonema sennae CENA114 genome includes a region encoding these proteins:
- a CDS encoding efflux RND transporter periplasmic adaptor subunit has translation MDISGDQASIVETQSDSSAPSEAPTRSRKPWFWSLLILFLATGGIILWRILAPGGAPRPSVAQQQKAPTPKAIETIALATGSATKSVQLLGQVEASQQSTLRAQTNGIVEKILVQSGDRVKAGMPIAILDDSDQQLAISQARAQLAQQRSNLARLEVGTRPEIIAQRQATVTSAKARELEAQDNLKRTSDLVKQGALSQRLLVEAQTQLDNIRGERLEAEAQFAEAKAGPIREEIAAQRANVEAARATLAQAELAQQRTRIVASEAGVVQTRHISNGDLVQSSGQIVTLVAGDRFDIFLELPEELSSQVNPGMTIDLTTRALPQWKQRATITAVVPSADAASRRQRVRVQINNPPPGLLPGMAIAGNLNMPSNRSSFVISRDAVTRRQNQWLVFTVADGKARQIQVEMVADMGKNVAIYHPTLRGGQPIVLRGGDGLQDGAPVKTVSGI, from the coding sequence ATGGATATTTCTGGAGACCAAGCTTCAATCGTTGAAACCCAGTCAGACAGTTCTGCGCCCTCTGAAGCGCCTACTCGTTCTCGTAAACCCTGGTTCTGGAGTTTGCTGATCCTATTTCTGGCAACTGGTGGCATTATCCTTTGGCGAATACTCGCTCCTGGTGGCGCACCACGTCCCTCTGTTGCCCAACAGCAGAAAGCACCAACTCCAAAAGCGATTGAAACGATCGCCCTGGCAACTGGAAGTGCTACAAAAAGTGTACAGCTTTTAGGACAGGTGGAAGCCAGTCAGCAGTCAACACTCCGCGCTCAAACTAATGGGATTGTTGAGAAAATCTTGGTGCAATCGGGCGATCGCGTCAAGGCAGGAATGCCGATTGCTATCCTAGACGATTCCGATCAGCAATTAGCAATCTCCCAAGCACGGGCACAACTAGCTCAACAGCGTAGCAATTTGGCACGCTTAGAAGTAGGTACTCGTCCAGAAATTATTGCTCAACGTCAAGCAACAGTCACATCTGCCAAGGCGAGAGAATTGGAAGCACAAGATAACCTGAAGCGCACCAGCGATCTTGTTAAACAAGGTGCTCTGTCTCAAAGATTACTCGTGGAAGCTCAAACACAATTGGATAACATCCGGGGAGAACGGTTAGAAGCTGAAGCCCAGTTTGCTGAAGCCAAAGCTGGGCCGATTCGAGAAGAAATCGCCGCTCAACGGGCAAACGTAGAAGCAGCTAGAGCCACCCTAGCTCAAGCAGAACTGGCACAGCAGCGCACTCGCATTGTGGCATCCGAAGCGGGTGTGGTGCAGACTCGGCATATTAGTAACGGTGATTTGGTGCAAAGTTCTGGTCAAATTGTGACTTTAGTAGCAGGCGATCGCTTCGATATTTTTTTGGAGTTACCCGAAGAATTGAGCAGTCAAGTTAATCCCGGCATGACAATTGATCTCACGACTCGTGCCCTACCGCAATGGAAACAACGAGCCACCATCACCGCTGTCGTTCCCTCAGCAGATGCTGCTTCTCGTCGCCAGCGCGTCCGCGTCCAAATCAACAACCCGCCACCAGGTTTGTTACCGGGAATGGCGATCGCAGGTAATCTGAATATGCCCTCGAATCGGTCTAGCTTTGTTATATCACGCGATGCAGTAACAAGACGCCAAAATCAGTGGCTTGTCTTTACGGTTGCTGATGGCAAAGCTAGGCAAATTCAAGTAGAAATGGTTGCTGATATGGGTAAAAATGTTGCAATTTACCATCCCACCTTACGCGGCGGCCAACCCATTGTGCTGCGTGGCGGTGATGGGTTGCAAGATGGTGCGCCTGTGAAGACAGTTAGTGGTATTTGA